The nucleotide sequence acagccacacaggagcatgctgggagttgcagttctaccacagctacacaggatcatgctaggagttgtagttctacctcagccacacatgagcactaaaacacacacacatatttcactaacacgcacacacaccatacatatactcacacagAAGTAGCAGTgaaggatgtctctgcccatgaggaggaggtggagcagAGGATCATACTCCTTATCTGTCTCCgttgggagggggtgggggttgttggctgggagaggctgtggggggcAGGGGATGGTGCCAGGCTGCAGGGACACACCTGGGGGAAAGGAGCTTTTCCTTGCTGTGTCTCAGtaaggatgctgcacagaggcgGGGCCGGATAAATGAATTGTGCCCCCTGTAATtaaccaccagatggcgccctaggccatcgcctacccttagTCCCAGCCCTGGTGATCTGTGCAGGTAAGAAGCcgcagggattaagtccaattttctctatcAGCTCCAGGGGTGgatatatcacttgtgcagcctgttcagctgcacaggggtccaggccaatagaggggcccaccaggctcagactctaaagtgtcagctcagcatggcacatgtctgtagtgggccccccaggcggtATCAGCACCTGGAAAGTGCTGGCCCCCTGCTCTTGTGGGGCCCacttagtcactggatgctgtgccaAGCCAGGGCTGGTtctgctgctgacagcccctccccctcctgtactctactgtccggcataccttgtgtgaggaggagaagacagagagcatgtggtgacaggggctagAGGGatgctgcagggttatggctgccagggacaggactgtaaagaggagcaacagcagccacgctgacagtgagtgattattgttaGGGTGTCTggcaggctgctggaagttgtaagatagagggtggactgtgtaagagaaagcaaagaGCCCCCCTCTGATGCTTTAAGtttgattgtaagtttatgcctttttgccaataactgtgcccccctcccccttgcagcatggtttttctctttcatctaccccctaagcagccacatacaggacatgtatcccacctgtgcagccacatacagtacatgtatccaacctgtgcagccacatacagtacatgtatcccacctgtcaagccaaatacagtacatgtatcccacctgtgcagccacatacagtacatgtatccaacctgtgcagccacatacagtacatgtatctaacctgtgcatccacatacagtacatgtatcccacctgtcaagccaaatacagtacatgtatcccacctgtgcagccacatacagtacatgtatccaacctgtgcagccacatacagtacatgtatcccacctgtgcagccacatacagtacatgtatccaacctgtgcagccacatacagtacatgtatcccacctgtgcagccacatacagtacatgtatcccacctgtcaagccacatacagtacatgtatcccacctgtgcagccacatacagtacatgtatcccacctgtgcagccacatacagtacatgtatcccacctgtgcagccacatacagtacatgtatcccacctgtcaagccacatacagtacatgtatcccacctgtcaagccacatacagtacatgtatcccagctgtgcagccacatacagtacatgtattttacctgtgtCCCAGCATTGATTAAGGGCCCATtagttctatcccctattagtgctctTATGGGGTCACTTCTACACTCTGcaaaacagctgcaaacactacaactcccagcatttacttcagtgtgaagtcctcaggatatgctgggatttgaagtacaaatgagtagacaactcaaggggtgtcaccttgaaaactacaactcccagcattctctgaatGTAAGGCAttttgagagttgtagttattgttattcaggGAGTTGTGGTTACATACATCAGTCCAGTCCGTCGCCTCTGATGGGTTCCaacatgatcagttctattggtgggccacagttaccccagtcccacactaaggcctgcacagactacagtacagtcctttagctgGCCCTGGcctctgtgctgtagggccctcccaagaaaccaggacacatgtaccgaatacccgggtgtatatatgtgtgtgcctttagggtacaaacacacaccgtatgggcagcagatacgcagcaagtttgatggtgaagacttgatgctgtgttcagttatttagatttaatctgctgcgtatctgctgcgtatttgctgcgtatcgcagcagtaaatacgctgcgtataaggtgtgtgtgtttgtacccttaaaggacaactccggcgggaccccccaaaaaaaacaaaacacagacacacacagacaccatactcaccatccctccggtgatgatcgccactccattcgcccgccgtccgcctcaccgtcaccgccgtccgccgtccagcgatgtctctgacttccgggtcctggggatgaaaaaggctgctagtgcgcttgcgcatcggcagccttttcattggctggagcgcatcacatggcttccagcaacctcagccaatcagggctgagcaagctggaagccatgtgatgcgctccagccaatgaaaaggctgctggtgcgcatgtgcaccagcagccttttccgtcccattcactctctatgaagacgccgaggaggaagaagacctggaccgCCCCCAGATGCCGCCGTCACCAGATGaagcccgggagaagaggaccgtgacgatcgtaataggtaatgtatacattctttaacttccgggcggggggggggtcgggggtccgaaagtgggggaagggggccagaccgagtatttaaccacattacaaagttatataactttgtaatgtgtgttaaataagctaaaaaaaaatttgctgacGCCCAGAGAGGCAATATCCcggcaccttcatccagcacttttgtgacataatcaaagaaatcaataagATTAGTCGGACATGATCTGCccacagtaaagccatgctggtttggatccatcaaattgttgattcttagatcCATTATCTCCTTTTACAgaagtgtttccataatttttactaTTATAGATGGAAGTCTGGgggattataaaatccggcaggggcagagattgattacaagtactaacttaccttgcCCCGTGCTTGCAGTGAGCGGTGGGGCCTGTGGGTCCAGAGCGGACACggcacgacccggctgatggattggccgAGCAGCCAGTCCATTAGACGGAACAGACCTAACGcccccccgagtcgtgacgtcatcacaactctggggaaaatgaCTTTCAGTGGGATTCCAAGGTTtaccgcaggcacggggagagctaAGTTGGTACTTGTGGccaattcccccctgccggctgcaggattttataatccgccagacTTCTTTATGCTTACTAGTCTGTAATGAACTCCTAGAAGTTGGTGGCATTAAGGAGAAAGAAGATGAACCACAGGCATATACTATATGACTTTCCGTACCAGGATGCACCACAACCACAAGATGAATCTTTTCTTGCTTCTACTTTTCAAGAAGTGAAAAAAGAATTCACTGAGCCCTCCTCCTTCtaccatccccctcctcctccactgaCTGATCCTTTTCTGATGATGAGTCCATAGACGGTGACTTTGAAGATGTAAAGACAAGATGGTGTTGATGGTGTAAAGACAAGATGACCGAGTTGTTAAATCTAGTATAGCCATAAACTGACTCTTTTACTTTGCTACATCTAAAGTGCTGCTAACCATAAAGTATACACACCTACAATCACATCTCATACACATTAGCaatgctatgctcacactacgtatatttcagtcagtattggggtcctcatagtgcaaccaaaaccaggagtggattgaaaacacagaaaggctctgttcacacaatggtgaaactgagtggatggccgccatataagagtaaataacggccattatttcaatatttgttttaaaataccagcaaatatttgccattaaatggcggccatccactcaatttcaacattgtgtgagcagagcctttctgtgtttttttaatccactcctggttttggttgcaatatgaggaccacaatactgactgaaatatacgtagtgtgaacccagtcttaacaGGCACAAAAAAGTGCACACATACTATAATACCACAGGAGGTGCTCGTAGATACCACTTATCACAGGCTTTAAAGGAGGAGCCTCTCTTGTTTACTTTGAGAAACTTTAGGCCAAGTGGTTTTCCCCATTCTACATTTGTAGCAGTCGGAGGATTTGAGATCAGTGATTGTCCCTTTCCTACGATCTGCTACTTATGCACAAGCCACCAGGGTCTGGGTAAGATCGCCACATATTCACCCTCTAAAGACATGTGTGACatcagatgtgtgtgtgtaccatacatgcctggacagacagagGTCTAACTCCTATCTCCCTTTTGTAGGAGCAGTTTCAGAAAAATTATCACCCATCATGACAGCTACATCTCTCTATACCATGATCGGACACACAGAGACCATTAACTGCATCTACAATACCACAGATCTGTCCATCACTTACATCTTACTCCTCAACGAGACGACTGTGGAGAAGAGGACGATGTCAGAGAACAGAGAAGCCTCCTTTAATGTCACCATCTACAATGAGACCAGACTGGGACCTTATAAGTGCAAAGTAAACGACAGTTTACTAAGTCCAGTGTACAGTCAGGAGTTGACATTTACACTGCAAAGTAAGtgtatactgctcatatatacaagaatataactactataatactgctcctatatacaagaatataactactataatactgcccatatatacaagaaaataactactataatactgctcctatatacaagaagagactggggcactcacaagaatataactactatgatactgctcctatatacaagaatataactactataatactgctcctatatacaagaatataactactataatgcaaagGTAGAGTGCGGTCGGCACTGCCGGTGATAATAGCGCTATGGAGCTGACTGAAGGGAATCAGACCTGTGTTTGCTGATGCGAAGGGGTGCTCCCAGGAAAACAGGACAGCGTATGCAATAAAAAAGTAGAaagagagactggggcactcaccaggcTTCCAAGCTTAGTTTATTATTCGATGCGACTTCAAtccataggtgagggaggacagatggagtaGCGGGTGCTTACACCcccgggggtgtaagcgcccgctactccatctgtcctccctcacctatggaTTGAAGTCGCATCGAATAATAAACTAAGCTTGGAAgcctggtgagtgccccagtctctcttTCTACTtttttataactactataatactgcctcttctatacaggaatataactactataatactgctcctatatacaagaatataacaactatactactgctcctatatacaggaatataactactataatactgctcctatatacaagaatataactactataatactgctcctatatacaagaatatacctactataatactgctcctatatacaggaatataactactataatactgccccctatatacaagaatataactactataatactgctcctatatacaggaatataactactataatactgtcccctatatacaagagtataactactataatactgctcctatatacaggaatataactactataatactgctcctatatacaagaatataactactataatactgctcttttatacaagaatataactgctataatactgctcctatatacaagactataactgctataatactgctcctatatacagtaatataactgctataatactgcttcaatatacagtaatataactgctataatactgccctctatgtctGGATTTCCGCATAGTAACTGCATTCTGTCTCTTAGGGAGGTTACTGCGGCCAGATCTTGTACCCGACTCCGAAAGTACGATAATCGGAAACAAAGAGACCATTGTCTGCATCTCCAGGAACACATCTGTCCCTGTTACTTACACCTTATTCCTCAATAAGACATTTGTGAGTTGCAGGACAGTatcacaggggagagaagccgcCTTCAATGTCACCATCTATGATGAAAGGAGCCTTGGGCCTTATAAATGTAAAGCCGACAACAATAGGACTAATGCCACATACAGTCACGGGTTCACATTTACACTTAAAGGTAAGGAGGATAATCCACAAATCCCTATGGGGCAGATATCACGGACATAGGGAATGGCCTGCTTCTTACAGGGAGGGCATATTATAATGGGAACAGGGATATGAAGCACTGTGGGGATCAGTAGTTTCAAAAGCCACTCCAACTCCTCAAAGGATAAGGACAACCATAATTTCCCCATACGGGTTGACACAACTATaatctctgtatacaggataaggACAACCATAAGCTCTACATATAGAATGAGGACAACCATAAGCTCTCTATAAAGTATGAGGACAACTATAAGCTCACTATAAAACATGTGGACAACCATACAACACCCCACAAAGTATATGGCAGGGctatggagtcggtaagccgcagctctgactccgactccgactcctgaattttatcaggaccgactccgactcctgaattttatcaggatcgactccgactcccgactcctgcttcttcataaatggccagtcatataccaggggagttatttatcacactggctcagcagcttctccctaatgtattacatgatcccggggcgacttctgaaacatacaaaggaagcttctcctgtgtgtgcagtggatgcagcaagtctccagcctccatgtcctgaacaacacagaactagactagatggagcaggtggtcttttcctgctgacaatcttctatctttctaactaaatattcaccatacttaaaaaaacactgctaacaatgccagatacctgtaatatagaggtcagccatagtgatatacagggggtcacacatagtgacatagagagaggtcacacatagtgatatagaaggtcactgtgggggcacgcaatagcacgcacacccacacagcctgctgcagccatagcatacacacacacccacacagcctgcttcagccatagcacacacacacagcttgctgcagccatagcgcaaaccacacacacacagcctgctgcggccatagcgcacacacacacagcttgctgcagccatagtgtgcgcacacacacacacacacacagcttgctgcagccatagcacacatacacacagcctgctgcagccatagcacacatacacacagcctactgcagccatagcacacatacacacagcctactgcagccatagcacacacacacacacacacaccctgctgcagccatagcacacagagcctgctgcagtcatagcacacacacagcctactgcagccatagaacactgaagaaaaacacacaatcttctcccagagagaaaacaccacactgaggacagaagttacacctacactacttatgccttctcctcctcctctatataacacaggatatctttatattacactgctgctcatatacagtcatccagcattcaggaagagaacagcacatatctccccccacacaatggactcttccagctcaaaaataaactgccaaatagtgaccgacaacttttccatgacctcccttatgtaatagggccagtgtcctattagaatgttgctcataatatatattcatgagcaaaacttgtaaaattcatatcaaaattcaattctacattttttaaagattttttttaaagctggagtcggactCGGTACATTTTtgtttccgactccagccaaagttagctccaactccagccaaaactagctccgactccgactcgaCGACTCCGATTCCACAGCCCTGGTATATGGACAACCAAACAATTTCTTATGTCATTTCTTAAGTTTTCTATAGCAGATGTGGACAACTATAAGCAACCCACAGAGTAAAAAGAAGACATAGACATAGAAACCTGTAAACGTTCCACTGAATATCAAAATTTCAGAAAATGTCAGAAAACAACCACCGCCTCTAAAGTCAATCCCTATCTGCTTAAGTTTCAACAAGCTAAAATTATtaggttaatttgttttccctgagacccattggcatcacaacatatggggtatctccgcccctgcgagcccctgggacgaaggaatatttaataaaaataagaaataaatctttaatcccctcctccaggtggtataaataggctccacctcccccaaTCATCAGTCAAATTATAAAGAAAAACAGAATCAacgggagggagtcttgtgatgccaatgggtctcagggaaaccAAATTACcctaataattttagcttcccttacgtcccattggcatcacaacatatggggaattagcaagtatGATCCCCAACGGGCGGGTTACTTATTACAGCCGCTGCCGATGCAAGGATCCCCAGAAATCGCATTAAAGTTCTTATAGACACCTgtcgaggaggaattaggaattgaGCTCCCGCTTGGATGCGCTTTACTCTTGGAGTTGATAGAAACAATTTCCTATAATAGAAGACAAACTGCACATAACCAGGCCTCCCTACACATGAGAGGGCTCCTAAATACTGCAGACGAGAAGCGAACGCACACGCGCGTCGCCGCCAAATTCCAGACTTCCGGAAGTGAAGTTGCGCTGAACTGGAACGCACGCACACCGTTGCGTTTCACAGCCCTAGCCGCGAACTGGAAGTGACTCCGGCGGCTCGGGCTGACACGCAATTGCGTTCCACAGGCGCAAGGAGTAGAGTAAACATACAAACACAGGACAGAGAAAAAACAATGCCCTGTATATACAACCTGGGACAGGCTCCAGCGCATAACCCTGGATATCAGCACCTGAAAAGAGAATCTTAACCACAggtttaaggctacaaacccacttggcgggtctgcagcgagtccccttgctgcgtatttgcagcgagactcgctgcagaacccggccctatacttttaatggcagacaaacacgcagcagggacatccctgctgcgagtttgtctgcagcccaccccattaaccccgccggagctgatacttcacctgatcccggctccggcggttcccgatgtcttcagcaagccggagcggggaccaggtgaagtatatgctccagccagccgcccgcagccccggccgtccgatcgccccccccgcagcaccgatcgcttgcactcccccccaatcgcccccctgcagccccggccgctcgatcgccccccggcagcaccgatcgcccccctgcagcccccatcgggggggggggcggccggggccgcaggggggcgattgggggggcgtgcgatcggtgctgagggggggggggggcgatcgggcggccggggctgcgggaggtgttaaaggggatgCGGCCGGCTGGAGCAtgtacttcacctggtccccactccggcttgctgaagacatcggccggggggttaatgcgaggggactcgctgcagacccgccaagtgggtttgtagcctaaagaaGTCAGTTTAAGGAGGAGGGACACAGTCCCCTAGGGCTACAGAAACGAagtgaaaaaagactgatgattGGGGGAGGTGAAGCCTATTTATAccacctggaggaggggattaaagatttatttcttattttcattaaatattccttcgtcccaggggctcgcaggggcgaatatacCCTATATGTTGTAATGCCAATGGGATGTAAGGGAAACTTTATTTACACATTTCCAGAGATCCCAAATTACTTtaatattttaggctatgttaacactaagtAAATTTAATATTAttcaaggccgttgttgccgatttgcaacaacggccgtgattgattTGAAACTTTCATTGTGCTGCTGTCTATggattcccggccggagtgtatacacatagtatacactctggccgggattgctGGTTGCCATgcaaaaacctgacatgtcagttttctgcggatgctatttattgaatagcggccgcagagagcctgtcagttcacacaatggagcgtgcggcggtgaattcggatgcaggcgtaCACGGCTGCGCCTGCATCCATAttaagcagaagtgaagatcatctggccgatacaGCAGTCCTGGCTGGGATGTGCTTCAATAACAACAgtcgttctgtgatccggccaggtcatagaacagctggtgttatacatagtgtgaacatggccttaaggagAGAGCTCTTAGCAAAGAGAACATTAAACATTTTgaatgaaaattttgcatttgtaAAAATAAAGTGTGAATAACCCACATATTGTGTTAAGATCTTTACTCTCTAGAGGAAAAGAGCCAACATATATACCTGGCGTGGCTGATCCCTGTCCTCATCCTGATTGGCATCCTCATGATCATTGCATACATAGGATTTACCAGATATAAAAAAGGTGGGTGCACAGGCTCATCCTcctgctactataatactgctcctatgtacatgaatctatctactataatactgctcctatatacaagaatatatctactataatactgcccatatatacaagaatataactactataatccagtCAAGGAgaaaaaagagctagcactcatcGGTTGCTGCAAAATTAGTCCATTTATTCGGGGTTCAGTTCAGCAtggaaggaggggagggagacaAGTGCAGGTGTGTCCAGGCGACCCTATTATAATAACTACCAtactactgcccctatataaaggaatataactactttccCTTAAGTCTACAGCAGCACATATGGGTCTTTAGATCCCCTCAATCCCCTACTAGGACTGCCCATCTAGATCTCAATTAGCATAAAAAAGTAGCAGatctgatctaaataactgaacacagtatcaaatctgctgcggatccggtgtgtgtgaaggcacccttagagagcATCCTATAGGCAGCCAGTAACTGGCATTCagcattgtggttttttttcagTGCTCCCTTCCCTTCAGGTGCTATGCACCGCCAGGTTGCCCACCTACTAGGTATGTATTGTGTTTTTTCCCCTtagatgtttttattttattattaccgGTGTGGGGCCCCGATATTTATGAATATACATATGTAACTTTTGATCCTGGTAAGCTCTGGCACCATCCCGGTCTTAAGCGTTTCAAGCTTATGTATGCGTTTGTTTAAACACATTGGCTGGTGCAGGTCCAAATTGCATATGTGAGCTGTATTAACGGGCAGTGCCCATGTCATCTAACATATGCTTACACCGATGAAGAGTCCCAGTTTGCACTACTACAGACTGCTGCTTTATGCGCTTATTAGGCACATAAGCTGGTACGGGGTCCTGGCCTTGATATGTGTCCTATATTACCGGTGCGGGGTCC is from Dendropsophus ebraccatus isolate aDenEbr1 chromosome 14, aDenEbr1.pat, whole genome shotgun sequence and encodes:
- the MILR1 gene encoding allergin-1 isoform X1, which gives rise to MPPSPDEAREKRTVTIVIGAVSEKLSPIMTATSLYTMIGHTETINCIYNTTDLSITYILLLNETTVEKRTMSENREASFNVTIYNETRLGPYKCKVNDSLLSPVYSQELTFTLQRRLLRPDLVPDSESTIIGNKETIVCISRNTSVPVTYTLFLNKTFVSCRTVSQGREAAFNVTIYDERSLGPYKCKADNNRTNATYSHGFTFTLKDLYSLEEKSQHIYLAWLIPVLILIGILMIIAYIGFTRYKKGRAGQCQEQYYEDVAVDRSGGSSADQDVEYCTVVVGGRTGAIMDIEESVEYTGVIKNRSGGLLGGHDITRG
- the MILR1 gene encoding allergin-1 isoform X4, producing the protein MPPSPDEAREKRTVTIVIGAVSEKLSPIMTATSLYTMIGHTETINCIYNTTDLSITYILLLNETTVEKRTMSENREASFNVTIYNETRLGPYKCKVNDSLLSPVYSQELTFTLQRRLLRPDLVPDSESTIIGNKETIVCISRNTSVPVTYTLFLNKTFVSCRTVSQGREAAFNVTIYDERSLGPYKCKADNNRTNATYSHGFTFTLKDLYSLEEKSQHIYLAWLIPVLILIGILMIIAYIGFTRYKKGLGSVRSSTMRM
- the MILR1 gene encoding allergin-1 isoform X2, which encodes MSRLHLLCIVICAGAVSEKLSPIMTATSLYTMIGHTETINCIYNTTDLSITYILLLNETTVEKRTMSENREASFNVTIYNETRLGPYKCKVNDSLLSPVYSQELTFTLQRRLLRPDLVPDSESTIIGNKETIVCISRNTSVPVTYTLFLNKTFVSCRTVSQGREAAFNVTIYDERSLGPYKCKADNNRTNATYSHGFTFTLKDLYSLEEKSQHIYLAWLIPVLILIGILMIIAYIGFTRYKKGRAGQCQEQYYEDVAVDRSGGSSADQDVEYCTVVVGGRTGAIMDIEESVEYTGVIKNRSGGLLGGHDITRG
- the MILR1 gene encoding allergin-1 isoform X3, which translates into the protein MTATSLYTMIGHTETINCIYNTTDLSITYILLLNETTVEKRTMSENREASFNVTIYNETRLGPYKCKVNDSLLSPVYSQELTFTLQRRLLRPDLVPDSESTIIGNKETIVCISRNTSVPVTYTLFLNKTFVSCRTVSQGREAAFNVTIYDERSLGPYKCKADNNRTNATYSHGFTFTLKDLYSLEEKSQHIYLAWLIPVLILIGILMIIAYIGFTRYKKGRAGQCQEQYYEDVAVDRSGGSSADQDVEYCTVVVGGRTGAIMDIEESVEYTGVIKNRSGGLLGGHDITRG